The region AGTTAGGTTTTATTCTCGACACGGTTTACAGCTTTAATGACGATTGGAGTTTGTTAACAGGGCTTTCTTACCAGCAAGAAGATGTGATTGAACAGCGTTTTGGCACGATAGGTCAACGCCGCGTGCGCGATACCAATAATGTTGTGCGAGACTTTGACTACACGCTGGATACCACAGGCGTTTATGCCTCTGTTGAACACCAAGTTAACGAGCAGCTGTCGATTACCGCAGGCGTGCGCGCTGACAAGTTAGACGGTGATTTCACCGCAACAAGTAGCGATGGCACACAATCACCACGGGATATTTTCGATTTTGATTGGATTGTTCAACCTAAGTTGAATGTCTTCTATCAAGCTACAGACAACTTTGCCTTATTCTTTAACTACGGTGAATCTTTCCAGCACCCGTTTGGTTCTTCGCTCTATACCAGCGGTGACACCAATGCTCGCGATGTTTCCACCAACAAAGGTTACGAATTAGGCACAAAAGTCAGCCTTGGCGATACAGCTGATGTGCGCTTATCACTGTGGCAACAAGACGCCGAAGACGAATTTATTTCGGTTGACGGCATTTCACAAAACGTGGGAGAAACCGAACGTAAAGGCTGGGAGCTAGCGCTCACATGGGCAGCAACCGATATCATCGATATTTGGGCAAACTACTCATCGGTTGATACGGAAATCGTTAAAACCAGTACCGCTGCCGCGGCTACCCAAGGGAATGAACTGCGCAGTATTCCTGAATATACCGCATCAATTGGTATCGATGCCCAAATTACCGAGCAAATTACCGCCAGTGTCCACGTTGACAGCCAAGGCGACTACTACGTTAACGAAGCGAACTTAGGTGGTCAGTTTGGTGACTACACCATTACCAACGCGAGCATTGATTACGAATTTGACTGGGGTTTAGTGAGCTTAAATGCCAACAACTTATTCGATGAGTATTACGAATACGTATTCGACTTTAGCAGCGACGGCACAGCGACGATTCACTCGCCAGCTGATGGCAGAAACTACTCGCTGTCTATTCGTTACTCGTTCTAAGCTGGTGTAGCTTTAGCTGTAGCTAAGAGAGAAATTAAATAGGCAAGCCTCAGCCGCAACGTTGCGTTAAATTTCGTTATATTGAGGCAAAGCTTGCCGCGTTAGCTAGCCTCTATGTGAACCATTCATGTGAGCTATTTATGCAAACTAATAGGGTAAGCCATTTCTGGCTTGTTACCAGTAGGTTTATAAATTCAATGTACGTTGTTTGGTAACCTGGTTTAAAAACTCATCAGCGCTTTGGTCACGCGCTTTTCCAGCCATTAAGTTTTCTTTTTCTTCCATCAGCCTAGCCATTTGCTCTGCTATTTTCTGATTTAGCTGATCCGCTTGATCTTTACGTATCAGGCCGCTTTCAGCACTCTTTGTCACGTCGTCTTTTGCTAGTTGAAGAATCTCCATACGAACTTCGACACGCTTAACATCGAGAAAACTGATCCCAAGGCTGTTGTAGAGAATTGCGGTATTAACCTCATCGCGATCAATCTTAACTTCAATTGGCGCATTTTCTATTTC is a window of Thalassotalea euphylliae DNA encoding:
- a CDS encoding TonB-dependent receptor codes for the protein MNNSQHFAFKPNAKLLALCIAAALLTTTASAVNAEDDLAGIERVMVIGKSTEAPAANLVGSYEIIGRDQLDYLRVDDNVELFTKLPGVSISRYNQGPINADLSIRGFDGDGTTPHAKLLIDGIPQNLHNGFGELDQLFSLNIDSIQAFKGISDVRYGLYNLAGNYNVFSRKDTGVATIDATVGSFDTRELQGYTGIESGKLTHNYAFGYRESEGYRDNTDLERYAGSGRWFYELDANTTIGYILRYSHFDADAPGYLTKEESRRSPRSSASYASEDGGDKTVFHNSLHLDTSIDKLDISAKAYFQTFERERWVRFSEGGSLGNRYDDQEQLGFILDTVYSFNDDWSLLTGLSYQQEDVIEQRFGTIGQRRVRDTNNVVRDFDYTLDTTGVYASVEHQVNEQLSITAGVRADKLDGDFTATSSDGTQSPRDIFDFDWIVQPKLNVFYQATDNFALFFNYGESFQHPFGSSLYTSGDTNARDVSTNKGYELGTKVSLGDTADVRLSLWQQDAEDEFISVDGISQNVGETERKGWELALTWAATDIIDIWANYSSVDTEIVKTSTAAAATQGNELRSIPEYTASIGIDAQITEQITASVHVDSQGDYYVNEANLGGQFGDYTITNASIDYEFDWGLVSLNANNLFDEYYEYVFDFSSDGTATIHSPADGRNYSLSIRYSF